The stretch of DNA GCCAACTACAATATTTTGGCAAAAACTTGACATGAGAGCAGCAAACTTTGGGCTCTACTTATCGATAAAATTTCTGATGTACCAAATTTACCATGTGTTAGATATTTGTGATGGTCTAAACATATCACTAGACTACTAAAACTTCTCCCACAATTTTTGTAAACATGAATGAAGCCTTCAGCTTCTTTTCTATCTCCCAATAGTACTTTAACTCAATGCGACTGCCAAATTAGATGAATACAATCTCAATATCCATTCCACTATCTTCTCCCAACAAAATTTTCTTACTCAAAGTGGCAATGCACCTCACTATAATTCGGCATGCTTATATCTAAACATTTAAAAGCCACTCATTTGGCCTTCTCAAAAACTATGTGCATCTTAGAGtatttttttcgctaaaattttatttcataagaagACATAAAAGAAGTAAATTACAACCCAACAACCAATCCAACAATAAAAAAGAACCAATAGCCTCCCtatcctcccaccttcggcattgccatcagcaggagaaagGGAAAACTCTAAGGGAATCTATAATTTGGTCTTCCCTCGGCATCTCTAGCAAGAAAATCCCCTATGTGAGGAGGCAATATCACATCAACTCCTGAAATACCACTCTTAGCCGCATCTCTTGCCAAGAAATCTGCCACTGAATTCCCCTCTCTGTAATTGTGAGaaattttccaagaaattcttctcatgtAAGGCTGGAGATATATCCACCTTTGCAAAGCAAACCAAGGAATCTTCCTTTGCTGAATTAAAACCACAACAGCACtcgagtctgactcaatccacaaATGTTGAATGTCCATGTCCTTGGCTCGCATCAAACCCTCCATCAGCCCCTCTACTTCAGCCTCAAGTACCCCTGTcactcccatatattttttatatgaacaTATCACTTTACCAAGATGATCACGAAAAATTCCTCCCGCTCCAGCGTGCCCAGGATTTCCCAAAGAGCTcccatcaaaatttaatttgatcCAATTAATGGGGGGTTTGCACCAATAAACCTCCAAAATGTGACGACGATTATCTTTTTGGATAGATAATCCCAGACGTTTGCAACACTCAAGGTCTACCAAGGAGTTAACTCCCTTTGCTATAGGAgcatttcttcttatttcttcaaTCACCATAAGTGAGGTATATNGGGAGGGTAACAACCAAATAAGAATGATAAAACATTAACAAGCATTAATCAAGTTGAAATGAATGGATAACAGAAAAACACCATTATTTTTACCTTGATGAATGCTACTATCAAAAGGCCAAgcaacatgggatgcatcatGGTGGAACTAGAAAGAGATTGCAATGAGTTACGTTTGTTCAACAGAGAGGGGTGTTTGAATTTATATATGGGAGAAGATTGGGCATACTGCCAGCTTTAGTAAACTAGTAGTATGCACCAATCATAGGATTGAACACAAGAGGGAAGGGGGTCTTCTCCaatgggggaggggagagaggatGACATATGCTGGCATCTTGGCAACGTGCCTTATATGTATAGAAGAAAATTTTTGTAAtaccaacaaataaaaaaaggagaaatttttttttgtcagtCTTCTAAATGGCTAAATTATTAtgtaatttcataattttcattgttttttacACTAATGTATATTATTATTGGAAAGCCAATCAACATAAGATGCATCATGGTGGAACTGAAAAAGAGAATGGAATGAGTTGGGTCTGTGCCTTGGTGTAAAAAGTTAGCATTGTTAGATGGAGAGGGGTGTTTGAAATTATATAAAGGAAAACTTTTATAgtaccaaaaaatgaaaaaggagaaaagtcTTTGTCAGTCCTCTAAATGGctaaataaattttataatttccCAATTTCCGTTGTGCGAAATAGACTTCGCTTATGTCAACTATAAAAGCAAACTTCCAACTGCCCTTTAATTTTGGGTCATTCTCTTTAATtcagttttcttattttcttttcttttctggctTGGCCTTTGTGTAAGATCGTTTTAGCCAAGTTCTGCAAATGTAAAAGTGATCAACATCCTCAGTTTTACATCTCAGGGAATACCCCCTAAGCTAAGGACACCAGTTATTAGAAAACacaaatttttatattattgaGGAGCTTAATTAACAATTGAGTCAAAGAAAAATCTATCCTTTAAATCCACCATGAAAGAAttccaatgatttttttttttacatggaaCTATGATGTGGGAATTCCAACTGTTGCGTAATGGAGTACAGTTTCGATCAGTCGCTTGTCAAATTTGAAAGTAAATTGAATTTTGCAACCCTTTTTATTGGCATTTTCACATTTGGTTTTAACTACCATATTATCAAATCCAATAGATCTCAAACATTAAATTTCAGTAGGGGACCTTAACCCCTACTTGCCCACAAATGTGAGTCTCACCTAATTTGATGCAAGAAAGATATTTGACGATGAATGAAACTATTTACAAGGGACCTCAGTTGGAACTTAAATTTTGTGAAAAATCATCCATCCATTTTCTAGGTTTTAGCCTAATTTACTTTTTCCCCATGGAGATACAATGTCATAAAAATTGATTGATAACTCAACTTCGACAGACATGGGGCGATCAGTGAAAATGCAAAAGTAGAAACCTATCATGATGCGCCATGCACCATGTATAAGAGATGAAGCatgaaatttgatatttttcATGTATCTAATCTGAAGTGGGACCTTCATATCCAAACATTCGCTATCAATAGAGGAGTCCTCCATGTGGTAGTTCTTAAATGGATTTGACCGAAAGCCATAAAATATTCTTTACAATAAGGACAATCAGTATAAACCCATTGGGGACTTGTTTTTGTATGACCTGTCCAAAAAAATTTGTGACTGGTAGGCCTCACTGTTCAAATAGGGTAATGACCTTACTCTTTCCAAGGCATCTCAACTCTCTGTTAAATTCTACCTATAATGAAATTCACATTTTCCTTCAACTACTAGAGTAGAGCCCCTATATACCCAATAAAAGGCTTACATTGTCTAATAATGTTTCTAAGGAAGACATAGATAAAACCAAATTATTGAATACACTTTTACAATTATACTTACTAAAATAATACTGAATGACATATACAATCCAAAATGTTGTAAACTCAACTAGTATTTCCCGTCCAAAAAGGTAATTGCAAatgaaaacaacaaaaacatgTTCAACAAAAGGGATCCAAACCTTCCACTTTGAGAGGTTATAGATAATTTAATTCTTCTAACATTCCTAACTTACCTGAAAATgggattttagatttttttttttttttttaacagaaaagcACTTCAATCTAAAAGTTTCTGTCATGAAGTACTatctaattaagaaaaaatttgtTTGTGAAGAATCAAAACCATGTGTTTTTGAGGTCAGGATAACCTCCACATGGTTGGCTGTAGGAACAATTTAATTGCCACTCTAGAAACCAATTTTGAAACATTCAATTTAGAATGCATGACCATGGAAGGAATACTTTACGAGGTAGGGAAGCTCAGAAATTTAATCATAGTAATAATTGGTAAGAAAAATTTAGGCATAAAAAAGATAACATGTTTGCTATaactaaattaagaaatatctGAAGTAGcaacatgcaaaatttttattttagaaacttTATGTAGGGAATTTTTTATATTGGCAGTCTATCGAGGGTTAGCCACATGTCATTTTTTAGACTTAGATTCAAGCATATTCCCTTCATGTGATAGACATATTTACTtgtatcttatttatttatttttttaaatcattttcaCTAGATTTTTAAAGATTCATTTTGCCATTTGGCCAATTACATTTAGGCTACAACTTCACATGTGAGCATGAGACtttgggatctacttgtctacATAATTTGACCTCTATCCAATGTATCATTGGTAGAAATTTGTGGTGGTCTAAAAGATATATACGTCCAGATTACTAAAACTTCTCCCACAATTTTGTAGACATGTATGAAGAAAAATACTTTTTccctcttatcttcttttctctcccttgcTACTTCAACCCAATGCCATTGCCAGATCATTTGAATACATGCAGCCTTAATATCCACTTCACTGTCTTCTCCCACCAAAATTTTTTCATACTCAAAATAGCAAGGCACCTCACTATGGTTCAACATTCATTTGTCTAAACATTTAAAAGTcactaattttgacttttcaaaaACTAGGAACTACATCTTAGAGTATACTCCTTAACAAGCTTTGCAAATGATGAAGACTTGATCTTTAGTAAATTTGCTGGGGAATCGTATTCCACTATAAGTCCTGCTCAAAACAATAAAACATGTCAATCTAACTACGCAAGCTCCAGAGAATGATGAGAAGATTACAAACTCAAATGAACACATTTGATTGCAGTGTATTAATTACTAGATACTAACCATTGTCAAGAAGGAGTACCATATCGACATCAAGAATTGATGTTAATCTATGTGCAATTGTGATGACAGTAGACTCTGAGAATTGTTGCTTTAGCGTTTGTTGAATTAGATAGTCTGTCATAGTATCCACTGATGCAGTAGCTTCGTCGAGAACTAACACTTTGCTTCTTTTGAGTAATACCCGCCCTAAACAGACTAGCTGCCGTTGACCCATGCtccaattctctccattctcaGTCACTGTGACAACCACCATATTAAAATGTTTTCTTTATCTAGGACCTTATTTTAATTAACTTTCTTCCTCTACCTTTTGTTAGAAAAGGGGTTAGGGGTTGGGTTGTTACTAGAAGTTAAATATAtcataaaataagaattttgaaAGACAATGCATGCATTTGCGTCGATAAATTGATGTTTAGAAATTTTGATATATagtgaataaaataagaaaCCAACCTACAGAATCAAGAGTCACTTCCTTCTTTCTAAATTCACCACCAAGCTGGCATCTATCTAATGcctaagacaaaaaaaaaatcaagcccATGTCAAATTGCCATATTTTTTAATCATTCAAGATGCCATAACATTAACCATTAAAGATGAGCTaagtaaaaaatgaaatgaacaaTCAAGAGGTTTAAAgtggaaatggaaaaacaaagcaATGGAATCAATGCACCTCCCAAGTTCCAACTAAGAAAATATCTTAAGCCAGACTTATCCCAAAGATGGTCCAATGCATCCAATGAAAGGATTCTAATATCTCatactaaaaaattaaaaattgaagaaaaaaaaatgaaaaatagaatgaCTACAAGAAAGGAGTTTGTAGAGATACATGTCCCAAATAGTCAATTGTGATGTGTTTATTTTGTGTATCATCAATGAGCAGAAGATATTTTCATCATATGTTTCTCATTGATTAAAGATTAttcattaaataagaaaaaccaaCCTCCCAAATCTGTTCATCAGTGTATTCTTCAAGCGGGTCAAGATTGCTTCTTAAAGTCCCCTCAAACATTGTGGGGTCTTGTGGGATGATGCTCAATCTTGACCGCAAGTCATGAAGGCCAATTTTGGAGATGTTGACATCATCTATCCAAATCTGACCAGCTGTAGGTTCAAACATGCGGAAGAGAGCTTGCACAAGTGTTGATTTACCACTTCCAGTACGTCCAACGATACCAATCTTCATCCCTCCAGGAAAAGTGCATGTAAGACCTCGTAAGACAAGAGGAAGGTTTGGTGCATATCGGACCTATATAcatatttaataatcaaataattAAACTTAGCGGAATTCTCTAAGAGCTTGAACTGTCTAACAATATTAGGGTTCAGAAATCTATTCCATAAAACAAAGAATTAGTAAGGAGATCGATAAATATTTGGGAATCTAAATTGTGGGTAACCTGCAGATCAACGATATCAACCTTCCCTTGCAATGGCCATTCACAACTAGGCCTATTTTCTTCTACCAACAAAGGGGGTTCACTAGGGATGCATGTATACTGCAGTATTCTTTCAACGGATATGATTTTGTTCTCAAGATTGCTCAGATCCCATATGATTGCATGCATACTGAAATTGAGCCCATACGTAAttgctaaacccaaaacaccttcaagagagaaaataaaataagttcaAAATCATGCTTTCATGCAATTATTGATAGATGCCCTAAAAGATGGTTTATAAAACATCAAGTTCAACATTTTACCTGGACTAAGTACTCCCTTCGGCActaaaatcaagaaaatcaaagacaCAACATATGTGATTGACGCCAACATATCCATACGGAAGCATAACCACTCCATTGCACCAGAGAAATGGAATTTGGGTCGAGAATACTCATCCACCAACTTGAGGTTTATATCCATAAACCTATCTTCTTGATTGAAGCATCTGATTGTAGTTGAACCTAAACTAGATTCAGAAAAATGTTGTATAATTGGAGCCTGACATACTCCGGTTAGCCGTGATAGTTCTTGTGCCGTAGATACATAGTATTGCTACAAGACAAGGTTcatgagaaaataataataaattcaatGCAATGTAGAAATTAGGGAgaaaatgttatatatatatatatgtatatatattttaatgagTGATTTCTTAATGTGATATTAACATTTAGATGGTTCGTAGTGATACCATCATCATGAATGAAACTgcagaaaaatatttcattcaattttatttaatttcgattattttgttttggatggtttcatttatttatttataattatagaTTTTACATGTTTGTTGTCTATGGTAAAAATTTTCTATCCACAAATTCTTAAGTTTATTGAACATAAACATAATAGTGCCCAAAATTTTGTGgtatatgttttcttttttcttttaataaaatattttcatagAATATCAAATTTATATTCAACTAATAACCCTATGTCCACATCCaattttttcacaaaaataaatTTGCTACTGATGGACTTAACAATATAACCTTATTCATTATCACTTAAAGCACATGAATATACAATTTATCACAGAAAAGTAATGTAGTGCAACCAAGGTACTTCACTTAGGCTAAGTGTAATATTTTTGTAGGCTTAAAATAAACTATAGTCCACACAATTCTCttagaaaagaaagagatatgtgaatgaaagatgaagaagatgaagaaaaatagaaatgaaggaagaagaagactttcccattgaaaattattaattaattaatagcACCGAATCAATTCCTAGGAAGTCCACTTAGATAGGCTTTTTTTGATTGCCCATTATCTAAGACATGGCAGTTTTATTGGGGCTCAAATTTTGTTGTTGTGGATTATCCAATCACCACCTATATATCCATCTATCAATTTGAGTCCTAAGTAATTGAAACATTAAAAATACAGTGGCACAAAGTAGTATAAACATGGTGGATCATAAGATTGAGATTTGTCCAACAATTGACACAAGCCCAATCCACCGATATGTGATCACCTTAGTTTTTTTACCCTTAGTTTGTATTGATTTACCGACGTGTGATCACCTATGACCAATACCTATCTGATACTAGCAATTCTCTTGATACCGATCCAATCCCTTGAACCGTGCATGAAATTGTTTTTCAGGATCATCGATTCAATATGCAATGTTGATAGATTTTCAATATAGACCGATACTTCTCCTCTCCTTGTAACTATGATTTGGATGAGTCTAGAAGAAGATTTTGGTTTGTATTGGAAGcgaaatattttatatataccCCTCTTCTTCCAAGGGTGTTGTTGTTAATGGTCTTAAGATTACCAAAGGCTCTGTCATGGAGTTATCAATTGGCAATGAGATCTCTCTTACATTTAGAgagaaaaacaaagcaaactaaagaagggaacaagaaaatagaaGTTGTCTCACAAATTGTCGTGAAATTGCACCGTTAGACCCTCCATCATAGGTTCATATCATTGTATGGGGTAGGAAAAATATGTGACTGCAAAGTCTTGTCACCTTCCCGGTTACAAACTGATGGATCCTTTAAAATCGTTTATCATATTTATCATTTTAAAATGTATAGACATTATTCTCAGTTCTCACAATTATTAGCTGATTGTTATTTAGCTTGTGTAAAATGAGAACTTGTTACTAGTTTGTTTGTTGTACGTTTATGCTAAATATTATTATCTTATTTTAGTTTGGGCTTCAATTAATGGAGCAACCAACAAAACTTGTAGTTCATATTATATTTTTGTCTATGcatattaaaatattttatgcatATCAAAACTTTAGGTGCATTCACTTTGATAACATTGGTCTTATTTGGTCCTTTGTTCTCAAAATTTTGGTTGGTGAAAGACTATAACTTTGcattatttttacatgataaTGTGTGATAAAATAGATCTGCTAAGTATGTTTTCGATAAATTCAAAAAGAATATTAAGTTTTAAATCAACACTTCCACACCACAGAATATATGTATCCACAACTAAATCAAATTTTATATGAGCTAAGAAAATTCAGAATTTACTTATTAAAAAAAGTTCAATCCAACTTGTATTATAACAATTAATCATGGCAAAATATGGTTGAACTTGATTTTTAATTCTAATCAGGAAATGGCTATAGAATTACCTGGTACCATATGCATATCACAGTCATCGGAATAAAAACTATTAACATTTTCCAAGCAACATGTGACATTACTGCAAGAGTTCCCAAGAAATCTATAATTGAGATAAGAAGTTCTTCAATTTTATGTGGAATAGTGGTATCAATAGCACTTTGATCTATGGAT from Macadamia integrifolia cultivar HAES 741 unplaced genomic scaffold, SCU_Mint_v3 scaffold933, whole genome shotgun sequence encodes:
- the LOC122070473 gene encoding ABC transporter C family member 3-like; this translates as MDINLKLVDEYSRPKFHFSGAMEWLCFRMDMLASITYVVSLIFLILVPKGVLSPGVLGLAITYGLNFSMHAIIWDLSNLENKIISVERILQYTCIPSEPPLLVEENRPSCEWPLQGKVDIVDLQVRYAPNLPLVLRGLTCTFPGGMKIGIVGRTGSGKSTLVQALFRMFEPTAGQIWIDDVNISKIGLHDLRSRLSIIPQDPTMFEGTLRSNLDPLEEYTDEQIWEALDRCQLGGEFRKKEVTLDSVVTENGENWSMGQRQLVCLGRVLLKRSKVLVLDEATASVDTMTDYLIQQTLKQQFSESTVITIAHRLTSILDVDMVLLLDNGLIVEYDSPANLLKIKSSSFAKLVKEYTLRCSS